One genomic window of Salvia miltiorrhiza cultivar Shanhuang (shh) chromosome 4, IMPLAD_Smil_shh, whole genome shotgun sequence includes the following:
- the LOC131022295 gene encoding dolichol-phosphate mannosyltransferase subunit 1-like isoform X2, with product MEAKAEGNKYSIIVPTFNERQNIALIVYLIFKHLPNVNFEIIVVDDGSPDGTQEIVKQLQEVYGEDRILLRPRPKKLGLGTAYVHGLKHATGNFVVIMDADLSHHPKYLPSFIKKQMETSASIVTGTRYVKGGGVHGWNLMRKLTSRGANVLAQTFLWPGVSDLTGSFRLYKKYVLEDVINNCVSKGYVFQMEMIVRASRKGYHIEEVPITFVDRVYGSSKLGGSEIVEYLKGLLYLLVTT from the exons ATGGAAGCCAAAGCGGAGGGGAACAAGTATAGCATAATCGTTCCCACTTTCAACGAGCGCCAAAACATCGCTCTGATTGTTTACCTCATCTTCAAGCATCTCCC GAATGTAAATTTTGAGATCATAGTGGTGGATGATGGGAGTCCTGATGGAACTCAGGAAATTGTCAAACAGCTGCAGGAAGTATATGGAGAAGATCGTATC TTGTTGAGACCTAGACCAAAGAAGCTTGGCTTAG GGACGGCCTACGTTCACGGTTTGAAACACGCAACTGGAAATTTTGTTGTCATAATGGATGCAGACTTATCACACCAT CCAAAATACCTTCCAAGCTTTATCAA GAAACAAATGGAGACAAGTGCTAGCATAGTTACTGGGACTCGGTATGTAAAAGGTGGTGGGGTTCATGGCTGGAACTTGATGCGCAAATTGACGAGCAGAGGAGCCAATGTCCTTGCACAAACATTTCTATGGCCAGGTGTATCCGACCTGACCGGATCATTCAG GCTTTACAAAAAATATGTGCTTGAAGATGTTATAAACAACTGTGTGAGTAAGGGGTATGTTTTCCAGATGGAGATGATAGTTAGAGCTTCAAGAAAGGGTTATCACATTGAAGAG GTCCCAATCACATTTGTCGACAGAGTATATGGAAGCTCAAAACTCGGGGGATCGGAAATAGTGGAGTATCTCAAGGGGCTTTTATACCTTCTTGTCACAACTTGA
- the LOC131022295 gene encoding dolichol-phosphate mannosyltransferase subunit 1-like isoform X1, translating to MYKSENYVVIIGRIHQLGSIYKALAVLIGNYSMEAKAEGNKYSIIVPTFNERQNIALIVYLIFKHLPNVNFEIIVVDDGSPDGTQEIVKQLQEVYGEDRILLRPRPKKLGLGTAYVHGLKHATGNFVVIMDADLSHHPKYLPSFIKKQMETSASIVTGTRYVKGGGVHGWNLMRKLTSRGANVLAQTFLWPGVSDLTGSFRLYKKYVLEDVINNCVSKGYVFQMEMIVRASRKGYHIEEVPITFVDRVYGSSKLGGSEIVEYLKGLLYLLVTT from the exons AtgtataaatcagaaaattatgTTGTAATAATTG GGCGAATTCATCAATTAGGGAGCATTTATAAGGCTTTAGCGGTGTTGATCGGGAATTATTCAATGGAAGCCAAAGCGGAGGGGAACAAGTATAGCATAATCGTTCCCACTTTCAACGAGCGCCAAAACATCGCTCTGATTGTTTACCTCATCTTCAAGCATCTCCC GAATGTAAATTTTGAGATCATAGTGGTGGATGATGGGAGTCCTGATGGAACTCAGGAAATTGTCAAACAGCTGCAGGAAGTATATGGAGAAGATCGTATC TTGTTGAGACCTAGACCAAAGAAGCTTGGCTTAG GGACGGCCTACGTTCACGGTTTGAAACACGCAACTGGAAATTTTGTTGTCATAATGGATGCAGACTTATCACACCAT CCAAAATACCTTCCAAGCTTTATCAA GAAACAAATGGAGACAAGTGCTAGCATAGTTACTGGGACTCGGTATGTAAAAGGTGGTGGGGTTCATGGCTGGAACTTGATGCGCAAATTGACGAGCAGAGGAGCCAATGTCCTTGCACAAACATTTCTATGGCCAGGTGTATCCGACCTGACCGGATCATTCAG GCTTTACAAAAAATATGTGCTTGAAGATGTTATAAACAACTGTGTGAGTAAGGGGTATGTTTTCCAGATGGAGATGATAGTTAGAGCTTCAAGAAAGGGTTATCACATTGAAGAG GTCCCAATCACATTTGTCGACAGAGTATATGGAAGCTCAAAACTCGGGGGATCGGAAATAGTGGAGTATCTCAAGGGGCTTTTATACCTTCTTGTCACAACTTGA
- the LOC131022300 gene encoding probable flavin-containing monooxygenase 1: MDSGMRKEAKKVAIIGAGISGIVACKHAVEKGFDPIVFEARSCIGGVWSSTIHSTKLQTPKDYFQFSDFPWPDFVLEDFPHHKQVLEYVRSYALHFEVVPRISFGSKVTALHYSHAAADWTSGEPFSSTGKWSVAVQDVLHPLHPPKVYEMDFVILCIGKFSDLPNIPDFSSRASFNGEVLHSMNYAAMDKMQAAKFTQNKRVTVVGFQKSAIDTAAEIARNNGAKHPCTLVFRRVHWSGSETLVKFTFKNLTRFSQLMVHKPAEGLILCFLAFLLSPLVSWCDWAAVVEWYMGWIYPLKKYNMIPDHSFLNQIYSCMFMILPSDFYHRVEQGSLVLRKSTVAGFYESGLLLDGGATRLDTDVVIFATGYKSDEKIAAIFSSPQLKKCITGSSAPLYRECIHPRIPQLAIMGYSESPATLFTFEMRSKWVAHFLAGRFRLPPVAEMEENARRWEANARRYSRQNYKRGCVGVMLQLHCNDEICRDIGSNPRRKKCLLSDVFSPYRPSDYAHL, translated from the exons ATGGATTCTGGAATGCGGAAAGAGGCGAAGAAGGTAGCGATCATCGGCGCAGGAATCAGCGGCATTGTTGCGTGCAAGCATGCTGTGGAGAAGGGGTTTGATCCCATAGTTTTTGAGGCAAGGAGCTGCATTGGAGGGGTGTGGTCCTCCACCATTCATTCCACCAAGCTGCAGACTCCCAAGGATTACTTCCAGTTTTCGGATTTCCCATGGCCCGATTTCGTGTTGGAAGATTTTCCTCATCATAAGCAGGTGTTGGAGTATGTTAGATCCTATGCTCTCCATTTTGAGGTTGTTCCAAGGATCAGCTTCGGCTCCAAGGTCACTGCACTCCACTACTCCCATGCTGCTGCTGATTGGACCTCTGGTGAGCCCTTTTCGTCCACAGGGAAATGGAGTGTTGCTGTTCAGGATGTTTTGCACCCTCTGCACCCACCCAAG GTATATGAGATGGATTTTGTGATCCTGTGCATCGGCAAGTTCAGTGACCTCCCTAACATCCCCGATTTCTCGAGCCGTGCCTCGTTCAACGGAGAAGTCCTGCACTCCATGAACTATGCCGCCATGGACAAAATGCAAGCAGCGAAGTTCACACAGAACAAGAGAGTCACCGTCGTTGGTTTCCAGAAATCAGCAATCGACACTGCAGCTGAGATCGCCAGAAACAACG GCGCGAAGCATCCGTGTACACTGGTGTTCAGAAGAGTGCACTGGTCTGGTTCAGAAACTCTGGTTAAATTCACATTCAAGAATTTAACCAGATTTTCTCAGCTCATGGTTCATAAACCTGCAGAAGGCCTAATCCTCTGCTTTTTAGCCTTCCTGCTTTCACCTTTGGTAAG TTGGTGTGATTGGGCAGCGGTGGTGGAATGGTACATGGGATGGATATACCCTCTGAAGAAATACAACATGATTCCCGACCACTCCTTCCTCAACCAGATATACTCGTGCATGTTCATGATCCTGCCTTCAGATTTCTACCACAGAGTGGAGCAAGGCAGCCTCGTCTTGCGCAAATCCACGGTGGCGGGCTTCTACGAAAGCGGCCTCCTCCTCGACGGCGGGGCCACCCGTCTCGACACCGATGTCGTCATCTTCGCGACGGGGTACAAGAGCGACGAGAAGATCGCCGCCATCTTCTCGTCGCCGCAGTTGAAGAAATGCATCACCGGATCCTCGGCTCCCTTGTACAGAGAATGCATACATCCTCGGATCCCGCAGCTAGCAATCATGGGATACTCGGAGAGCCCCGCCACGCTCTTCACCTTCGAGATGAGGAGCAAGTGGGTGGCGCATTTCCTGGCGGGGAGGTTCCGGCTGCCTCCCGTGGCGGAGATGGAGGAGAATGCGAGGAGGTGGGAGGCCAACGCCCGCCGCTACAGCCGCCAAAACTACAAGAGAGGCTGCGTTGGTGTGATGCTGCAGCTGCACTGCAACGATGAGATCTGCAGAGATATAGGCAGCAACCCCAGGAGGAAGAAATGCCTGCTATCTGACGTCTTCTCTCCTTATCGCCCCTCAGATTATGCACATTTGTGA
- the LOC131022297 gene encoding uncharacterized protein LOC131022297 isoform X1 produces MMLRSSAKPPLARSPIRLRSRRKPLQPAADNAARTPPGSLTKSQMPNRSWDVEQSGLRPEYHTISCELRALAKMVHHEFGTKGNPSFDDDGGVLGGQRSPLFERGRFYDEYCARRNERLFSRRRKVKLRDMRRSLHMHMILVLESSLQRRGRLPSSIAGGRRRLLRWLRPRQCLRGGRYAHQGIC; encoded by the exons ATGATGTTGAGGTCAAGCGCCAAACCTCCTCTCGCAAGGTCTCCGATTCGCCTCCGTTCACGGCGTAAGCCGCTTCAGCCCGCCGCCGACAACGCCGCCCGCACTCCACCAG GTTCATTGACCAAATCCCAGATGCCTAACCGCAGCTGGGACGTGGAGCAATCCGGGCTTCGGCCTGAATATCACACGATCTCTTGTGAGCTAAGGGCCCTAGCAAAAATGGTGCACCACGAATTTGGAACAAAAGGAAACCCCTCATTTGATGATGATGGAGGTGTTCTTGGCGGTCAAAGGAGCCCTCTGTTTGAGAGAGGCAGGTTTTATGATGAGTATTGTGCAAGAAGGAATGAGAGGCTTTtttcaagaagaagaaaggtgaAGTTGAGGGATATGAGAAGAAGCCTGCATATGCATATGATCTTGGTGTTAGAGTCGAGTCTGCAAAGAAGAGGGAGGCTACCAAGTTCGATAGCCGGAGGAAGGCGGCGGCTGTTGCGGTGGCTGCGGCCACGCCAGTGTCTGAGAGGCGGGAGGTACGCACACCAAGGTATTTGCTGA
- the LOC131022297 gene encoding uncharacterized protein LOC131022297 isoform X2: MMLRSSAKPPLARSPIRLRSRRKPLQPAADNAARTPPGSLTKSQMPNRSWDVEQSGLRPEYHTISCELSVLGGQRSPLFERGRFYDEYCARRNERLFSRRRKVKLRDMRRSLHMHMILVLESSLQRRGRLPSSIAGGRRRLLRWLRPRQCLRGGRYAHQGIC; encoded by the exons ATGATGTTGAGGTCAAGCGCCAAACCTCCTCTCGCAAGGTCTCCGATTCGCCTCCGTTCACGGCGTAAGCCGCTTCAGCCCGCCGCCGACAACGCCGCCCGCACTCCACCAG GTTCATTGACCAAATCCCAGATGCCTAACCGCAGCTGGGACGTGGAGCAATCCGGGCTTCGGCCTGAATATCACACGATCTCTTGTGAGCTAAG TGTTCTTGGCGGTCAAAGGAGCCCTCTGTTTGAGAGAGGCAGGTTTTATGATGAGTATTGTGCAAGAAGGAATGAGAGGCTTTtttcaagaagaagaaaggtgaAGTTGAGGGATATGAGAAGAAGCCTGCATATGCATATGATCTTGGTGTTAGAGTCGAGTCTGCAAAGAAGAGGGAGGCTACCAAGTTCGATAGCCGGAGGAAGGCGGCGGCTGTTGCGGTGGCTGCGGCCACGCCAGTGTCTGAGAGGCGGGAGGTACGCACACCAAGGTATTTGCTGA